One Stenotrophomonas sp. SAU14A_NAIMI4_5 DNA segment encodes these proteins:
- a CDS encoding CpaF family protein → MEDKVTLFPNAMARVVLPDSAPASPPFAQTEQYQKVLSAAHEHLLNSIEDERIDIDSWAPDTIARWVQVQTVSFIQEWRIPINEEEMQAVAQGLVKELTGFGPLDDLLHDPTIEDILINGFKDVHVSQGGVLRRATQRFTDDTHLLRILRRILAPIGRRLDDSNPMVDARLPNGGRLNAIISPLAVDGPMVSIRKFRKDPFTPDELLAKGTFDAPMQALIKAMVLGRCNILVSGGTSSGKTSLLNALTSYVPETERVITVEDTAELSLNHPHVVRLESRVGGADGHGAVGIRDLVRNSLRMRPDRIVVGEVRGAEVLEMLQAMNTGHDGSMATIHANSPRDCLYRIEMLAGFAGFQGSEDSLRRQIASAIDFIVQIARLPSGRRVLVSITEITGVSDNLITTQEMFRHEVQVDANGAEVNRWIGLGFQPHSRKLEPFRQQLRESLYGDF, encoded by the coding sequence ATGGAAGACAAAGTGACCCTGTTTCCCAATGCCATGGCGCGCGTTGTGCTGCCTGACAGCGCACCTGCCAGCCCGCCGTTCGCGCAGACCGAGCAGTACCAGAAGGTGCTGTCGGCCGCGCATGAGCACCTGCTCAACAGCATCGAAGACGAGCGGATCGACATCGACTCCTGGGCGCCGGACACCATCGCGCGCTGGGTGCAGGTGCAGACCGTCAGCTTCATCCAGGAATGGCGCATCCCCATCAACGAGGAGGAGATGCAGGCCGTCGCCCAGGGGCTGGTGAAGGAGCTCACCGGTTTCGGCCCGCTGGATGACCTGCTGCACGACCCGACGATCGAGGACATCCTGATCAACGGCTTCAAGGACGTGCATGTTTCGCAGGGCGGCGTGCTGCGGCGCGCGACCCAGCGTTTCACCGACGACACCCACCTGCTGCGCATCCTGCGCCGCATCCTGGCCCCGATCGGCCGCCGCCTGGATGATTCCAATCCGATGGTGGATGCGCGCCTGCCCAACGGCGGCCGCCTCAACGCCATCATCTCGCCGCTGGCCGTGGACGGGCCGATGGTGTCCATCCGCAAGTTCCGCAAGGATCCCTTCACCCCGGACGAGCTGCTGGCCAAGGGCACCTTCGACGCACCGATGCAGGCGCTGATCAAGGCCATGGTGCTGGGCCGCTGCAACATCCTGGTCTCCGGCGGCACCAGTTCGGGCAAGACCTCGCTGCTGAACGCGCTGACCAGCTACGTGCCGGAAACCGAGCGCGTCATCACCGTGGAAGACACCGCCGAGCTGTCGCTGAACCACCCGCACGTGGTGCGCCTGGAAAGCCGCGTGGGCGGTGCCGATGGCCATGGTGCGGTCGGCATCCGCGACCTGGTGCGCAACAGCCTGCGCATGCGCCCGGACCGTATCGTGGTGGGCGAGGTGCGTGGCGCCGAAGTGCTGGAGATGCTGCAGGCGATGAACACCGGCCATGACGGTTCGATGGCCACCATCCACGCCAACTCGCCGCGCGACTGCCTGTACCGCATCGAGATGCTGGCTGGCTTTGCCGGCTTCCAGGGCAGCGAGGACAGCCTGCGCCGGCAGATCGCCAGCGCGATCGACTTCATCGTGCAGATCGCGCGACTGCCCAGTGGCCGCCGCGTCCTGGTGTCCATCACCGAGATCACCGGGGTCAGCGACAACCTGATCACCACCCAGGAGATGTTCCGCCACGAAGTGCAGGTGGACGCGAACGGGGCAGAGGTCAACCGCTGGATCGGCCTCGGCTTCCAGCCCCATTCGCGCAAGCTGGAGCCGTTCCGTCAGCAGCTGCGCGAGTCGCTGTACGGAGATTTCTGA
- a CDS encoding type II secretion system F family protein: MGTAALLLLSIVAVLLAAAVWLWGSAHGREQRQASLQHAEQQLGRGGSAPPPAADPARTAPAAAKRALPWDAFLQRAGLEPGWKLPLLLLVPGIALSVVAVMRLGTLWMFPLTLGLYLLGCGLWIVRRTTRLRARLLHQLPDFLDNLVRLTALGNSLQMAFQTASVQTTAPLRGMLDTTVRYARSGMDLDRALGLAAQPYQMDVLKVLAVVIGVSVRIGGRSDQILQRMGDFMRDLEQAQQELAATTSETRMSAWVLGLLPPACAVLMAISSPDFFQPVLHDPLGHKVLLMALGLELVGGFLLYRLARSL, translated from the coding sequence ATGGGCACCGCCGCGCTCCTGCTGCTGAGCATCGTCGCCGTTCTGCTGGCTGCGGCCGTGTGGCTGTGGGGCTCCGCGCACGGCCGCGAGCAGCGCCAGGCCTCGCTGCAGCACGCCGAACAGCAGCTCGGCCGCGGTGGCAGTGCGCCGCCGCCAGCGGCCGACCCCGCACGTACCGCGCCCGCAGCAGCCAAGCGCGCCCTGCCCTGGGACGCCTTCCTGCAGCGTGCCGGCCTGGAGCCGGGCTGGAAGCTGCCGCTGCTGCTGCTCGTGCCGGGCATCGCGCTTTCCGTCGTCGCCGTGATGCGCCTTGGCACGCTGTGGATGTTCCCGCTCACGCTGGGCCTGTACCTGCTCGGCTGCGGGCTGTGGATCGTCCGCCGCACCACCCGCCTGCGTGCACGCCTGCTGCACCAGCTGCCGGATTTCCTCGACAACCTTGTGCGCCTGACCGCGCTCGGCAACAGCCTGCAGATGGCCTTCCAGACCGCGTCGGTGCAGACCACCGCGCCGCTGCGCGGCATGCTCGACACCACCGTGCGCTACGCGCGCAGCGGCATGGATCTTGACCGTGCGCTGGGCCTGGCCGCGCAGCCCTACCAGATGGACGTGCTCAAGGTACTTGCGGTGGTGATCGGCGTCAGCGTGCGCATCGGCGGACGTTCCGACCAGATCCTGCAGCGCATGGGCGATTTCATGCGCGACCTCGAGCAGGCGCAGCAGGAACTGGCGGCAACCACCTCGGAAACGCGGATGTCGGCCTGGGTGCTGGGCCTGCTGCCGCCGGCCTGCGCTGTGCTGATGGCGATCAGCAGTCCGGATTTCTTCCAGCCCGTGTTGCACGACCCGCTGGGCCACAAGGTGTTGTTGATGGCCCTCGGCCTGGAGCTGGTCGGTGGATTCCTGCTGTATCGACTGGCGCGCTCGCTATGA
- a CDS encoding type II secretion system F family protein encodes MSAATWWMLALLVLAAGVALLGLGGWVRGNREARTSATLQTALRPRDAAPPEPAPARDSFGWLQQLGQVFAGGRLEAALLANEDRLLLDLAGWNTRRGTAIYLALRLMLAVLVLVAALAMSDATGVSRLMVVIAALAAGLLLPKFALSSWVSRRRRAVSNELPLLIDLLRLLQGVGFSMDQSLQTLGDKLRDALPVLGREIQEANTAYSLGRTRAQSLRRLSEVYGDDDLSSLVQLILQVHAHGGAVQEPLRQFSARLREQRRNTLKEKVGKLSVKMTVVMMLTLLPALMLVLAGPALVALANTLTKMG; translated from the coding sequence ATGAGCGCCGCCACCTGGTGGATGCTGGCCCTGCTGGTGCTGGCCGCAGGCGTGGCCCTGCTCGGCCTCGGTGGCTGGGTGCGTGGCAACCGCGAAGCGCGCACCTCCGCGACCCTGCAGACCGCACTGCGCCCGCGTGACGCCGCACCGCCGGAGCCCGCGCCTGCGCGCGACTCCTTCGGCTGGCTGCAGCAGCTCGGGCAGGTGTTTGCCGGTGGCCGTCTGGAAGCCGCGCTGCTGGCCAATGAGGACCGGCTGTTGCTCGACCTCGCCGGCTGGAACACGCGACGTGGCACCGCCATCTACCTCGCCCTGCGCCTGATGCTCGCGGTGCTGGTGCTGGTGGCCGCACTGGCAATGAGTGATGCCACCGGCGTGTCACGCCTGATGGTGGTCATCGCTGCGCTGGCGGCGGGACTGCTGCTGCCGAAGTTCGCGCTGTCCAGCTGGGTGTCGCGGCGGCGCCGCGCGGTATCCAACGAACTGCCGCTGCTGATCGACCTGCTGCGCCTGCTGCAGGGCGTGGGGTTCAGCATGGACCAGAGCCTGCAGACGCTGGGTGACAAGCTGCGCGATGCGCTGCCCGTGCTGGGCCGCGAGATCCAGGAAGCAAACACCGCCTATTCGCTGGGCCGCACGCGCGCACAGTCGCTGCGCCGCCTCAGTGAAGTCTACGGTGATGACGATCTGTCCAGCCTCGTGCAGCTGATCCTGCAGGTGCATGCGCATGGCGGCGCGGTGCAGGAACCGCTGCGGCAGTTCAGCGCGCGCCTGCGCGAACAGCGCCGCAATACGCTGAAGGAAAAGGTCGGAAAGCTCTCGGTGAAGATGACCGTGGTGATGATGCTGACCCTGCTGCCGGCGCTGATGCTGGTGCTTGCCGGCCCTGCGCTGGTGGCGCTGGCCAATACCTTGACCAAGATGGGATGA
- a CDS encoding Flp pilus assembly protein TadD, whose product MPALRPAYLLCALAVLAGCASTTPAYRQGPSLAEPTPAPQDSRNTYLELIARMQQQGAWFASLAHVDAYRQRFGDAPALRLLQADALRETGQADAAADIYRSLDSGAQAAAAAHGLGLIAARRNDDAASELALARATRLQPLNTDYLGDLGYARLRAGQLEQAREPLAKALELQPGNAKATANLALWAVLRGDAATAERLAAQAQLSPDVQRSISEQAQQIRARWQQRDAARSTPATAPVAAARTAMPTRVAVPGRIAAETPRSDREDRLAPRLPPSMLERFGSADHPTGNTP is encoded by the coding sequence ATGCCTGCGCTTCGCCCCGCCTACCTGCTGTGCGCCCTGGCCGTGCTCGCCGGCTGCGCCTCCACCACCCCGGCCTATCGCCAGGGGCCCAGCCTGGCCGAGCCGACGCCGGCACCGCAGGACAGCCGCAACACCTACCTGGAACTGATCGCGCGCATGCAGCAGCAGGGCGCGTGGTTTGCCTCGCTGGCCCATGTCGATGCCTATCGGCAGCGCTTCGGCGATGCGCCCGCGTTGCGCCTGCTGCAGGCCGACGCCCTGCGCGAGACCGGCCAGGCCGACGCAGCCGCCGACATCTATCGCAGCCTCGATTCCGGCGCCCAGGCCGCCGCTGCCGCGCATGGCCTGGGCCTCATCGCGGCACGCCGCAACGATGATGCCGCCAGCGAACTGGCGCTGGCGCGCGCTACCCGCCTGCAGCCGTTGAACACCGACTACCTCGGCGACCTGGGCTATGCGCGCCTGCGTGCCGGCCAGCTGGAGCAGGCACGCGAACCGCTGGCCAAGGCGCTGGAGCTGCAGCCTGGCAATGCCAAGGCGACCGCCAACCTGGCGCTGTGGGCCGTGCTGCGCGGTGATGCGGCCACGGCCGAGCGGCTGGCGGCGCAGGCCCAGCTCAGCCCGGACGTACAGCGCAGCATCAGCGAGCAGGCGCAGCAGATCCGCGCACGCTGGCAGCAGCGTGACGCCGCACGCAGCACGCCGGCCACCGCGCCCGTTGCAGCGGCGCGCACCGCCATGCCCACGCGCGTGGCCGTCCCCGGCCGCATTGCCGCCGAAACGCCACGCAGCGACCGCGAGGATCGCCTCGCCCCGCGCCTGCCGCCGTCCATGCTCGAACGCTTCGGCAGTGCCGACCACCCCACCGGGAACACGCCATGA